A single window of Desulfobacterales bacterium DNA harbors:
- a CDS encoding glycosyltransferase — protein sequence MAFGREHRIDKVLMILDTTTTIAMGAEVARQLSVPLLSLVWDAPEYFLVGRKWDRFTRNKLLARFGETLGLSEKVAVVSETMQKDYKKKYGARTVIVRHGLRMEDSIEQAARFSTPTDFVIGFAGGLYALSAWEALLQALAECDWHIAGRQVVLKVLGWNFHFRTKKKMNIHFLGWRSPEEAAAILAGCNVNYLPHPFEPELYHLAHYSFPTKMSTYLAAGRPVFVHAPPQSSLTPFCTRNQVGMLCESLDPAEIIAGLKKLASDQDYYSESARQVFALTRTEFNKEHFLRSFAEFIGIAS from the coding sequence TTGATGATTCTCGATACCACCACGACAATAGCCATGGGAGCGGAGGTCGCCCGACAGTTATCCGTCCCGCTCCTCTCCCTTGTCTGGGATGCGCCTGAATATTTTTTGGTGGGCAGAAAATGGGATCGTTTTACACGGAATAAATTGCTCGCCCGGTTCGGAGAAACACTGGGCCTGTCTGAGAAGGTGGCGGTGGTCTCGGAGACCATGCAAAAGGACTATAAGAAAAAGTATGGGGCCAGGACCGTCATTGTCCGCCATGGCCTGCGGATGGAAGACTCCATAGAGCAGGCGGCGCGTTTTTCAACCCCCACTGATTTTGTCATCGGCTTTGCCGGCGGCCTCTATGCGCTCAGTGCATGGGAAGCCTTGTTGCAGGCCCTGGCAGAATGTGACTGGCACATTGCCGGCCGGCAAGTCGTGCTCAAGGTCCTGGGGTGGAATTTTCATTTCCGCACTAAAAAGAAGATGAATATTCACTTCCTCGGCTGGCGATCACCAGAGGAGGCCGCTGCAATACTGGCCGGTTGCAATGTGAATTATCTCCCCCATCCTTTTGAGCCGGAATTGTACCACCTGGCCCACTATTCGTTCCCAACCAAGATGAGCACCTACCTGGCGGCCGGCCGGCCGGTATTTGTTCATGCCCCACCCCAGTCCTCCTTGACCCCCTTCTGTACCCGGAATCAGGTCGGTATGTTATGTGAATCACTTGATCCGGCAGAAATCATTGCGGGATTGAAGAAATTAGCTTCCGATCAAGACTATTATTCCGAGTCGGCCCGGCAGGTGTTTGCTTTAACCAGAACCGAGTTTAATAAAGAACACTTCCTGCGCTCTTTTGCCGAGTTTATCGGTATTGCATCGTAA
- a CDS encoding glycosyltransferase family 4 protein, with the protein MLNAALRKHGWDVRVGLAWGRKYHDPRKVEAMRPDLKTVWLDGRTGTEEGRIRAIEKAIKTIRPDVVILTCLHDAFEAVRRLRYRGEKFRLLATNHGNLPTQAAALLEHRDSIDMVVCVSRLSYEVMAKAPSGFEPERILHVANAVPLSSSGLKRKKRIPHRVGYAGRLSDDKRARDLVPFFAEMRKNCPAAELWIAGAGEAEEEIRALAESYPGKVRFLGQLSPRQMNTDFYPQVDVLVHFSPSEAWGYTLAEAMSHRVVVVASDFRGVYADRLLENGVNSRIFPVGDTARAAQLVCRLLAQPEEYDRLADQAKRHIERFFSLDTFADSWSKALARCMELPPLARPSRPASLNRKGRRGMPESFWEGMRRLLGRRVPHASPGEEWPHYQCHDQELMKRMEESLHRAMNIK; encoded by the coding sequence ATGTTGAATGCGGCCCTGCGTAAACATGGTTGGGACGTCCGGGTCGGACTTGCCTGGGGAAGAAAATATCACGACCCACGAAAGGTAGAGGCCATGCGGCCGGACCTGAAAACAGTCTGGCTTGATGGCAGGACCGGCACTGAAGAGGGCCGAATCCGCGCCATTGAAAAGGCAATAAAAACAATTCGGCCGGATGTTGTTATTCTGACCTGCCTCCATGATGCCTTTGAGGCGGTGCGACGACTGCGGTATCGCGGGGAGAAATTTCGCCTGCTGGCCACCAACCATGGCAACCTGCCGACCCAGGCGGCTGCGCTGTTGGAGCACCGGGATAGTATCGATATGGTGGTGTGCGTGAGCCGACTCAGCTACGAGGTGATGGCCAAGGCGCCGTCCGGGTTTGAGCCGGAAAGGATTCTCCATGTCGCCAATGCGGTGCCCCTTTCCTCTTCCGGACTTAAGCGGAAGAAAAGAATCCCGCATCGGGTCGGCTATGCCGGTCGCCTGAGTGATGACAAAAGAGCCCGTGACCTTGTCCCCTTTTTTGCGGAGATGCGGAAGAATTGTCCGGCTGCCGAGCTCTGGATCGCCGGGGCTGGCGAGGCGGAAGAAGAGATACGGGCCTTGGCCGAATCCTACCCCGGCAAGGTGCGGTTCCTTGGGCAGTTGTCACCAAGGCAGATGAATACTGATTTTTATCCGCAAGTGGATGTGCTGGTCCATTTTTCGCCCTCCGAGGCGTGGGGGTATACCCTGGCCGAGGCGATGTCCCACCGGGTGGTGGTGGTGGCATCCGATTTCCGGGGGGTATATGCCGACCGGCTCCTTGAAAACGGAGTTAACAGCCGGATTTTTCCGGTGGGCGATACTGCCCGAGCGGCCCAACTGGTTTGTCGTCTTTTGGCCCAGCCGGAAGAGTATGACCGTCTTGCCGACCAGGCCAAAAGGCATATTGAACGGTTTTTTTCCCTGGACACCTTTGCCGACTCCTGGAGCAAGGCGCTTGCCAGGTGTATGGAACTGCCGCCCCTCGCCCGGCCGTCCCGTCCGGCCTCTCTCAATCGAAAGGGCCGACGGGGCATGCCCGAGTCTTTCTGGGAAGGGATGCGCCGTCTTTTGGGGCGCAGGGTCCCCCATGCCAGCCCGGGCGAGGAGTGGCCCCACTATCAATGTCATGACCAGGAGTTGATGAAACGTATGGAAGAATCACTGCACCGGGCAATGAACATAAAATGA
- a CDS encoding glycosyltransferase family 4 protein, which translates to MNKPQRILVITPSAYILSGLATWLDYLEPGLRSQGWEVVVGLVAGPRFHLPERYLAEHPHQEWLPVYCGTGTAEGRVQAVCKAIKKVRPALVVSVNIPDAILGVARLRRAGWKELRVAMAVHGIQPDLYRDMSAHRDLLDGVICTNRLACELAAVVGEMERSRIYYAPCGVDLPRPGKGNPTRNPDKAMRIAWVGRLEQEQKRIHDLEGIVKSLASRDVSFTLLIAGTGPEETSLAEQLTDAVAREQVIFLGYLSPYELRTRVFEEADVLLVTSSWETGPLVIWEVMAHGIAVVSSAYVGSGRERALKDKNNVLLFDVGDTRGATDCLEKLSRDPDLRQALAGQGEKLIRERYTIGTSVRNWRRAFARIAEHPPLGSHALEPAQPPAGRLDRLLGRRGAEGLRALLRTRAGVSDPSGEWPHTHSGSAPDDEGFWVVAKQLDRRG; encoded by the coding sequence GTGAATAAGCCGCAACGGATTTTAGTTATCACTCCGTCCGCCTATATCCTGAGCGGGCTGGCCACCTGGCTCGATTATCTGGAGCCGGGATTGCGCAGCCAGGGATGGGAGGTCGTTGTCGGCCTGGTGGCGGGACCCCGCTTTCATCTCCCGGAGAGATATCTTGCCGAACATCCCCACCAGGAGTGGCTCCCGGTCTACTGCGGGACCGGCACTGCCGAGGGGCGGGTACAGGCGGTCTGCAAAGCCATAAAAAAAGTTCGGCCCGCGCTTGTTGTCAGCGTCAATATTCCAGATGCAATACTAGGTGTTGCCAGGCTGCGGCGGGCAGGGTGGAAAGAACTGAGGGTTGCCATGGCGGTCCATGGTATCCAGCCGGACCTCTATCGGGACATGTCCGCCCATCGGGACCTCCTCGACGGGGTTATCTGCACCAACCGGCTCGCCTGCGAGCTTGCTGCGGTTGTGGGAGAAATGGAACGGAGCAGGATATATTATGCCCCATGCGGGGTGGACCTTCCCCGGCCCGGGAAGGGGAACCCGACCCGGAACCCGGACAAGGCTATGCGCATCGCCTGGGTTGGCAGATTGGAACAGGAACAGAAGCGGATCCATGACCTGGAGGGGATCGTCAAGTCCCTGGCCTCCCGGGATGTTTCCTTTACCCTGCTAATTGCCGGCACCGGTCCGGAAGAGACCTCTCTTGCAGAACAACTGACAGATGCTGTTGCCCGGGAGCAGGTAATATTTCTAGGATACCTCTCCCCTTATGAACTGCGAACCCGGGTTTTTGAGGAGGCCGATGTTCTGCTGGTGACCTCATCCTGGGAGACCGGTCCCCTGGTGATATGGGAGGTCATGGCCCATGGAATTGCCGTGGTCAGTTCCGCCTATGTCGGTTCGGGGCGTGAACGTGCCTTGAAGGATAAGAACAATGTTTTGCTTTTTGATGTCGGCGATACCAGGGGTGCAACGGACTGCCTGGAGAAGCTATCGAGAGATCCGGATCTACGGCAGGCCCTGGCCGGCCAGGGAGAGAAACTGATTCGGGAACGGTATACGATTGGGACATCGGTGCGGAATTGGCGCCGGGCCTTTGCCAGGATAGCGGAACATCCCCCTTTGGGCAGCCATGCCCTGGAACCGGCTCAGCCGCCGGCCGGCCGGTTGGACCGCCTTTTAGGGAGGCGGGGGGCAGAGGGTCTTCGAGCCCTGTTGCGAACCAGGGCCGGGGTCAGCGATCCAAGTGGAGAGTGGCCCCATACCCATTCCGGCTCGGCACCCGATGATGAGGGCTTTTGGGTCGTGGCAAAGCAACTGGATCGCCGGGGCTGA
- a CDS encoding acyltransferase, with protein sequence MGLSSLKNIFRAIALLRYPELLAYLGERRFEMLELKRIRHHFPTAVLSDHLELCAYQRELLILGEKVSIGRGTTLSFGDDSNGYGRITIGRGTWIGQYNNIRACEDGPVTIGAHCLISQFCSLVGSDHAMEKERLIIEQGADRSRLGVTLADDVWLGAGVTVMPGVTLGTGAVAGANSVVLESVPAYEIWAGSPARKIGERK encoded by the coding sequence ATGGGACTTTCTTCTTTGAAAAACATCTTCCGGGCTATCGCCCTGCTCCGTTATCCGGAGCTGCTTGCCTATCTGGGGGAGCGGCGCTTTGAGATGCTGGAACTGAAACGGATCCGCCATCATTTTCCCACCGCGGTCCTGTCCGATCATCTTGAACTTTGCGCCTATCAAAGGGAACTCCTCATCTTGGGAGAGAAGGTATCGATTGGCCGGGGCACAACGTTGTCCTTCGGCGATGACAGCAACGGATACGGACGAATTACCATTGGCCGGGGGACATGGATCGGCCAGTATAACAATATACGTGCCTGTGAGGACGGGCCGGTAACCATAGGCGCTCATTGTCTCATCTCGCAGTTCTGCTCCCTGGTGGGCTCCGACCATGCCATGGAAAAAGAGCGGCTGATCATCGAGCAGGGAGCGGATCGGAGCCGACTCGGGGTGACCCTTGCCGATGACGTCTGGCTCGGCGCTGGGGTGACAGTGATGCCCGGGGTGACCCTTGGCACCGGGGCGGTGGCGGGTGCCAATTCCGTAGTGCTGGAGTCGGTTCCGGCCTATGAGATATGGGCCGGAAGCCCGGCAAGAAAGATTGGCGAGCGAAAATAG